The following nucleotide sequence is from Peptococcaceae bacterium 1198_IL3148.
TTCAGTGGGTGGTAGGTGTGAAAATTTGGAGCCTAATAATTATCACAATGGCATTTTGTTTTGTGTTATTTGTTTACTTGTCTGGTTTGAATTTTGATATTACGTCGGTATTCAGTGAATCCAATTATACAACAGAAAAGAATACAGATCTGGAGACAAAACTTACTGTTGGGGAGCAAACCGACAATTATATTCAAAGAACATATCAATGGAATTATGCTGCCCGGCAATGGACCTGGACCATTAATATACATGAAGACCATTACAATTACTTTAAAAACCTAAAAAGGCCAATGACAGATGACTATTCCATTTATGTAACCAATGAATTTGATGACGCATATATTGAAAGCCTTGTTAGTAAGTTTAAAAGTGACACTAAAAAGTATGGATTTACCGAACGGGAGACAGTTGATTTTATTGTGGCCTTTGTGCAAAGTTTAAAGTATGTTTTAGATGACGTTTCCACTGGATACGATGAATACCCCAAATACCCGTTAGAGACCTTAGTTGATCAACAGGGTGATTGCGAAGATACCAGTATTTTATTGGCATCGCTATTGCGAGAAATGGGCTACGGGGTTGTATTAATTATGTTTCCAGATCATATGGGTGTAGGTGTTAAAGGTTCACCCGACATGCCAGGTCATTATTTTGAATATGAAGGGTCTAGGTATTATTATGTGGAAACCACTGGTTCAGGGTGGGGAATAGGCAACCTGCCTGATGAATATAGGGGTCAAAAGGCTAAAATACTTCCGTTAATTAGTCGACCGGTGATAACTCATTCCTGGAAATCCCAAGGCACTCCTCAGGGATATAAAGTTACTGTAACATTAAATAATGAAGGAACAGCAGTGGCAAATAACACAAAAGTATATGTGGCCTTCGATGCCGGAAATGGTATGGTATATGACCAGGCTTATAGCGAACCAATATCCATCCCACCACAAACTAAACAAGATATCACCATTAATTTAAAATACCCAAAGAGTGTAAAGACACGGATCATTGTAAAGATAGTGGTGGATGATAAGTTAGTACAGCAAAGTCAATCGGATTGGTGGCAAACATAAAAGTAAAAAACCCGATTTACGGGTTTTTTACTTTTATGTCAATAGTTGATTGTTGAAATATTAACAAAAGTTTTGTATAATACCTTTTTTGGAGGTGATTATTTATGTTTGCCTTTACGCCGGAAGTATATTTAAGAATAATTCTTTCCATGTTTATTGGCATAATAATTGGCTACGAAAGAACTCTATATAATAAACCGGCCGGCATGCGTACTTTCTCACTGGTTAGTATGGGTTCAACACTATTTACGTTAATTTCCATTTATGGCGCAGAATCTTTAAATTATGACGGTATTATCGACCCTTTGCGTGTGGCGGCCCAAATTGTCAGCGGAATAGGTTTTATCGGTGCCGGTGTTATTTATCACAGCAAAAACGGTGGTATGAAACACGGAGTGACCACTGCAGCCGAGCTTTGGGTAGCTGCAGCGGTGGGTATGGCTTTGGGCCTTGGTATGTATGACTTAGCAATTTTAGTGACAGCATGTATTATATTTGCCATCTATCTCGGTCGCAAGCTGGATGATTTTGTTGAGAATAAAGAATTAAAAAAGGAAAGCGAATAGCAGTGTAAATTAAAACAACCGCATCTGACAATACAAGCCAGGCGGTTGTTTTATAGTTTTACTGTTTGTCGATATATAAAGATTCTATTGCAGCCTCTTTATCTTCTTGGGTGGGTTGACTATAGCGCAAAACCATGTCGGCAGAACTATGTCCACTTAGCGATTGCACTAGGCTTAAATCCTTACCGGATCTAACTAATCCGGTGATAAAGGTGTGGCGCAAAGCATGGGGATGTGTACCGTATTTTTTTAATACTCTTTGTACCGACCTGACGCTGATCCGTTGATCTCGGTTGCTGATAAACAGTGCTTCAATATCATCAGTTCGTTGCTCAAGATATTTTTTAATGGCTCGCCTAACTTCAGGGCCTAATGGCAGTTCGCGTTCTTTATCACCTTTACCATGCCGCACCTTTAGCGTTCCGGATCTCGGGCCAATAATAATATCACTTTTATTCAGAGCTGTCAGTTCACTTACCCGAATACCTGTATATAGTAGTACTATTATCATTGCATAATTCCTCAAGTTATGACTGCGATCCGCCTCCCGGACTAATTTTAGACGTTCCTTTTTGGGTAATGATTTTGGCGCATCTTTTTTCTTTTGTTTTGTAAGTTGAATATCTTCTACGGCATCATACTTCTTAGCCCAGCGGCTGAATGATTTAATGGCATGATAAATTTTATTGGTGGTGCTGGCAGTTTTACCACGGGCAGATAGGGAATCTAGGTACTGCTGCACGTCAGATCTAGCGTATGTATTTAAATCAGCCCCGGCATCAATTAACCAACTTTCAAATTGACGTAGCACATATAAATATGTTTTAATAGTGGCAACAGATTTTCCTCGCAATTTTTCTCTGGTATATCGTTCCAAAATATCACTGTTAGACATCAAAAACTCCCCCTAAAATAATTCCACGTCATATTTTTTTAACTAACTGGCAAAACCGTGCAGTATAAGGCTTTTTGATCTCAATGTTTTTATAAATACTTGTAGTGGCAGTAATAATGGCCATATTAACGGCGTAGAATTTATATTCTATGCACTAATTCCACGTCGTAAGCTGTTGCTAGGTAAGAGTATATCATAAATTTGCCAATGGTGTAGATAATACTCAAAAGATAGCGGTTGATATTATTTAAAGCACAGGCGGCTGTTTAATTCCCTCAGGATATTTTGAGGAGTAATCCCACAGTGAGCATTTTTATCACTGCTTAAAACGGGCGGTATAAATGTAAGAAATGTTAATAACTGTAAAGCACTTGATATTATGCGGTCTTGGCCAAGGGGAGGGGAGATTGTTAGCTTATTGACATAATGAGTTTAAATAATTAGGTGTTTAAATTATAGCAATTCAAAAGCTGCACTCCTTTAACATTCAGCCGGTGACTATATATGGGTAGCATATTAATAGTAGGGCTAAAGAAGCATCTGCTTGTATTAAAATCTAGACAAGGGTAAAGGGTAGGGGAGGTCAATACATTTTTATTTACAAACAGATAGGTAAATATTTATAGGGCAACACTGCAATTTGTGCTATACTCAACTTCGCAAAACCTACATTTTGCGAAGTTGAATGAAAAACGTTATATATGGGCTTCTGCTATTTTGTAAACCAAAGGATATTCTATTATGTTAACCACGCTATTCAATGTTATTAATATGCTGGCATATTTACAGTTTTAGTTGCTATAAACGATGAAATGGCACCTAACACCTCAATTCATTAACTGGCTTACAGTCTTTTATCGAAAAGACAGCTGCATGCCCCAAAAATGACCTAGTAAAATGCCTTTTAGGGCTGTTGTAAATAACTCCTAATCCGATTAGTCCTTGTTAAATCAAACTAGCCTTAAAACGCCGTAATATTTTGCCTGCTTAGTGCCCCTTTGTTAAAGGCCTCTGGAAAGGCTGCTGATCACTTAATAGAAGGAGGGAAAACTAATTTATGTAATCACTTAGGTTCTGAGCAATAATATTTGTGCTGTCTTTAATTCAAATCCTATAGCCAATTGTCATTCGGTTGATTGCAAAACAATATATGTTTGCTTTCTGGCAATGTTTTACAGGACCCTCTTTCAAACCCTTAGTTAACATAATACTTATTAGCGGAACCAATATTGTATTAAAATTGGCTCAATTTCAATTAACACTTTATTGATAATCCATTGAGCCAATTTTTTATTCCAATTTTATATATGGACAATGTCAACCCAGATAATTATTCTTTAATTAATTTTTTGGCCTTATTTTTAAGATCTTCCGGTATGTTGACGCCCATGCGTTCAGCAGCCTTTAAATTAATAGTTAAATCGGACCCCTGTTGACTCTGAATAGCCATATCATGGGGTTTTTCTCCGTTAATAACCCGCACTGCCATCTCACCGGTGGTGCGGCCCAATTGGTAATAATCTATACCTACCGTGGCCAACGCCCCTTTCTCAACAGATTCTGATTCGCCGGCGATAATAGGTATGTCATTATCTTCGGCCACTTTAATTACCGCAGACACTGACGAAATAACCATATTGTCAGTTGGTAAGTAAATGGCATCCACTCTACCCACCAATGACTGGGCGGCTTGCATTACCTCGCTTGACGCCGTTACAGTTACTTTAACCAACTCCAATCCCAGTTCCGGTGCTGACTGATCGGCAATATCAACTTGAATTTGCGAGTTGATTTCACTGGAGTTATAGATAATGCCGACTTTTTTCGCCCCAGGGACGAGATCTTTAATCAGTTTCAATTGATCTTTTACCGGGTTCATATCAGTGGTACCCGTTATGTTGGTTTCTGGTTTATCTTTGCTCTTAACCAGCTTTGCACTGACAGGATCAGTGACGGCGGTAATCAGTATCGGCAATTCGCTAGTTTCATTGGCCATGGCCACCGCTGACGGGGTTGCAACGGCCAATATTAAATCATTTTGATCTTCCACTAACTTTCTGGCGATGGTTTGTAAATTTCCCTGGTCTCCTTGGGCGTTATGGTAATCAACCACTAGATTTTCATCTGCTACATAACCATGATCATTTAATGCATCCATAAAACCTTCCCTGGCTGCATCCAGCGATGGATGCTCAACAATTTGAATCACCCCTAGGTTGACACTATCTTGAGCTGGCGTCTTAGTGTTGTCAGTTTCAGAACTACAGCCGACTACAGTTAGTAACAATACCGATGCAACAATTGTCAATAATAGCTTTCTCATCACATTACCTCCAAATAAATAATTGTTAAATGGTGTTTGAAAAGAAGATCTACCATCCTTTCCTCCTTTCAAGGAAAATAAAAAAACTCTCCATCCCTAATGGGACGGAGAGTTATATCCGCGGTACCACCCAAATTGGCAAAAAGCCCACTCCAGTAAGATACGGGAATTTACATCTTGCCAGCTAAGGGTTCAGTCTGGCTTTTTTACACTAACAACGTTAGTGGTCAGATTGCTAGGGTAATAAAAAAACACTTCATCCCTAAGGGACGAAATGTTATTTCGCGGTACCACCCTAATTGCCAGTAGCCTCTTTGCTGGTGCCGAATGTAAAATCCGATACCTCTTCCCTTTTAACGGCGGGAACCCCCGACTACACCTACTGCAATGGTTCAGTGTAGCAACTCCGGAGGGAACTTCAACCAGCCATACCTTAAAGAAGTTTTCAGTCATGACTTCTTCTCCCTGAAAGGCCGAGCATGATTTACTTTTCTCCATCATTGTTATTTAGAAATATACTACTTTTACTTGTTACGTAATTTACCACAATAATTACTTGTCGTCAATAGCCTACTGAAAAATAATTGTTTTATAATCATTATTTGTTTACATAATATTAATTTATGTTAATCATCATCTCTCTTTGTGCCTTAATATAAATTACAACCGGACATATGCCGGTTGTAATTAAAACAATTATTTAACTAATTAATATGTGAAAGTAAATGCGCCAATTTTGGCAGCAAAGGGTCTCGATTGTAGCCATGTATTAGTTACGTCTGACTCAAAGAAGTAAATGGCTCCTTTGGTTGGATCCCAGCCGTTGACTGCGTCTTGGGCAGCTCGGCGGGCAGAGTCTGTAGCCGGTTTATTTATATATCCATTCATTACAGGGGTAAATTGATAGTAACCATAACTTTTTTCGTAAATCACCCCTGATATGGTGTTGGCAAAATCTTTATGTTTTACTCGATTCAGTACCACAGAACCAACAGCCACTTGGGTGGTGTAACTTTCACCTTGGGCTTCGGCGGTAATTAATCTGGCCAACAGGTCTAATTCACCATTGGAAACACTATTAGTTGAACGACTAACTGAACCGCGATCGCTCGCGTTGGCTGTTGGGATGCGCAATTGTTGCCCCGGGTAAATTGATGAACTGCCTAGATTATTTAGACGTTGTATTTCTTGATAACTAACACCATATTTTTGACCAATTAAGTATAAGGTGTCACCCTTTACAACGGTGTGAATACCTTGTCCACCATTACTGCTGCCTGTGGGAATATATATTTTTTGCCCCACATAAATTGTGGTACCGGATATGCCATTGGCTTGCTGAAGCTGAGCTGCGGATACTCCGTATTTTTGACCAATTAAGTACAGAGAATCACCTGGCTGCACTGTGTAAGTGATTGCGGCTTGTGCACTACTTATCGGTGCTGTCGCTATAAAAACCGTTACCAATAAACCCATTAAAAATAACCCAATTTTTTTAAACACTCTACTCCTCCTTTATAATATATAGGCTACGAGTTATAAATTTCGACATTATATTACAAATTACCTTTATGAAAAAATTGGGTGCTGGTTACGGCTATATAAAACAAAAAACCTGACATTTAATCAGGTTTGGGTAAAATAATTTTTTCAATTATAATCCCGTTATAATCACCTTCGTTTAGACATTTACCACAATTATCACACACCTTGCCTTTGTCTAAATCACAAAGATTGCACTCCCCACAGTAATCGCAGATTTCATGTTCGTCTAACACACAGGCAAAATTTTGATTAACCGGTTCCCTCTTTAGTTTTTTAATATGATACTTGGACAAAAGTAAACACCCCAATACCTACATTTATTCTGCTGTCGCTTCATTAATTTGCCTTTGGTGATGGTTGTGATTAGCTTTAAAGTTTTTTGCGGCTAATATCACCAGTAATAACGCCACTGTAATTAATATTATTGTCCCCCCTGGCGGCAAGTCCAGATAAAAAGAGGCATATAGTCCAGAAACAACAGAGATCATACCAAAGGAAATGGCATATAACATCGCCCTGCGAAAACTTTGGGCCACCTGAAGTGCTGCTGCCACCGGTAAAATCATTAAAGACGATACCATTAAAATACCAACAATTCTCATAGCCACTGCAACGGTCAATGCCGTAATGATGGTAAAGATAGTGTTTATTGCTTTTA
It contains:
- a CDS encoding ABC transporter substrate-binding protein — protein: MRKLLLTIVASVLLLTVVGCSSETDNTKTPAQDSVNLGVIQIVEHPSLDAAREGFMDALNDHGYVADENLVVDYHNAQGDQGNLQTIARKLVEDQNDLILAVATPSAVAMANETSELPILITAVTDPVSAKLVKSKDKPETNITGTTDMNPVKDQLKLIKDLVPGAKKVGIIYNSSEINSQIQVDIADQSAPELGLELVKVTVTASSEVMQAAQSLVGRVDAIYLPTDNMVISSVSAVIKVAEDNDIPIIAGESESVEKGALATVGIDYYQLGRTTGEMAVRVINGEKPHDMAIQSQQGSDLTINLKAAERMGVNIPEDLKNKAKKLIKE
- a CDS encoding LysM peptidoglycan-binding domain-containing protein, which produces MFKKIGLFLMGLLVTVFIATAPISSAQAAITYTVQPGDSLYLIGQKYGVSAAQLQQANGISGTTIYVGQKIYIPTGSSNGGQGIHTVVKGDTLYLIGQKYGVSYQEIQRLNNLGSSSIYPGQQLRIPTANASDRGSVSRSTNSVSNGELDLLARLITAEAQGESYTTQVAVGSVVLNRVKHKDFANTISGVIYEKSYGYYQFTPVMNGYINKPATDSARRAAQDAVNGWDPTKGAIYFFESDVTNTWLQSRPFAAKIGAFTFTY
- a CDS encoding MgtC/SapB family protein, coding for MFAFTPEVYLRIILSMFIGIIIGYERTLYNKPAGMRTFSLVSMGSTLFTLISIYGAESLNYDGIIDPLRVAAQIVSGIGFIGAGVIYHSKNGGMKHGVTTAAELWVAAAVGMALGLGMYDLAILVTACIIFAIYLGRKLDDFVENKELKKESE
- a CDS encoding tyrosine-type recombinase/integrase; protein product: MSNSDILERYTREKLRGKSVATIKTYLYVLRQFESWLIDAGADLNTYARSDVQQYLDSLSARGKTASTTNKIYHAIKSFSRWAKKYDAVEDIQLTKQKKKDAPKSLPKKERLKLVREADRSHNLRNYAMIIVLLYTGIRVSELTALNKSDIIIGPRSGTLKVRHGKGDKERELPLGPEVRRAIKKYLEQRTDDIEALFISNRDQRISVRSVQRVLKKYGTHPHALRHTFITGLVRSGKDLSLVQSLSGHSSADMVLRYSQPTQEDKEAAIESLYIDKQ